The Psychrobacter sp. LV10R520-6 genome includes a region encoding these proteins:
- a CDS encoding ABC transporter permease — MNNESMDSRSQKQLSRPSSEPSENNSSVINRVFGRTLGSQALSRSWWRRWVYPVLFLITLTLSLATYLTLDSIQQSVNTYINDNQRALVGGDLILSSNQDWPAEVLTQVQTVADTQAVYDYQFNAMIVTDEQTLLARVKAVSVAYPLYGEVELASGQPLWQKLTKDSVVVAPEVLSSLNVSVGDRITIGEAQFTISDVLTKEPDRPLTAFGFGGRVLMQQDALAATKLLGQRSRISYRIELAGDPELMATQRDQLTQIITNYPDIELSDAESADTSVSRISDNVLMFLKLLVIAVLLLSAVAMYGVITAFVTKQQSNNAIRLALGEPIGSLKRSYYRLLMATSVIACIVAVILSLVLLKVGQPYLAAILPADIGLAIKPISAIKTIVIALVLTLLITQRGLSALNDTKPATLLNQGVSQQSRERAWYRRLPLLWYGLMLTGLYAFFAYEVGSWTLGAQLLIGLVGFIAIFWALARGWLWLLSRVATASKISWMQRIAIHNLARKGNQSALFFVTLSLSVAVLTLITTLNHSINAQFVNAYPEDSPNLFLLDIQRDQHNDIDTLIGAPVSYYPVIRARVVTANNVPAQDIEPAEGFDDPTRVFNLSYADTVMDTEFITSAVQDNSLYAPVKNQPLKNQQQDQQKNQQQSQQQVQPLSILDTAASMLNVEMGDQVRFNIQGIEIVGQITSIRSRYERGPNPYFYFLFEPSVLSSAPQIQFATTHVPADSIPELQGKLVRQFPAITTIDGTAIAEQIQGLVTQMSRLVYVFTLLALLTGIMVLISSLLSTSQDRMQESASFRLLGMQKRDLYMLNILEIGLLGVSAAVFAITIASLGAWAVITYWFNLQFSMPWASIGIGSLVLLALLFSISIVYVRLVIGRGIMARVRAMI, encoded by the coding sequence ATGAATAATGAATCAATGGACAGTCGTTCACAAAAGCAGTTATCAAGACCGTCATCAGAGCCGTCAGAAAATAATAGTAGCGTTATTAACCGAGTATTTGGTCGCACCTTAGGATCGCAGGCGCTAAGCCGCAGTTGGTGGCGACGTTGGGTCTATCCAGTACTGTTCTTAATCACCCTAACGCTATCGCTGGCCACTTATCTAACCCTCGACTCCATCCAACAGTCGGTGAATACTTATATCAACGACAATCAGCGCGCGCTAGTTGGCGGTGATTTGATATTGTCTAGTAATCAAGACTGGCCAGCAGAAGTATTAACGCAAGTACAAACGGTCGCTGATACCCAAGCGGTCTACGACTATCAGTTTAATGCGATGATAGTGACTGATGAGCAGACCTTACTTGCGCGCGTTAAGGCCGTATCAGTTGCTTATCCATTATATGGAGAGGTAGAGCTGGCTTCCGGTCAACCGTTATGGCAAAAGCTGACTAAAGACAGCGTGGTGGTAGCCCCTGAAGTTCTTAGCAGTTTAAACGTAAGCGTCGGAGATCGTATCACCATCGGTGAAGCGCAATTTACTATTAGCGACGTGCTCACCAAAGAGCCGGACCGTCCGTTGACCGCCTTTGGATTTGGCGGGCGCGTGCTGATGCAACAAGATGCGCTTGCCGCCACCAAGCTATTAGGTCAGCGTAGCCGTATTAGCTATCGTATTGAACTGGCAGGTGACCCTGAGCTGATGGCGACCCAGCGTGATCAGTTGACACAGATAATCACTAACTATCCCGATATTGAGCTTTCCGATGCCGAGTCAGCGGATACCTCGGTCTCACGCATCTCCGACAATGTATTGATGTTTTTAAAGCTGTTGGTCATTGCTGTATTGCTGTTATCTGCTGTCGCTATGTATGGTGTGATTACTGCCTTTGTCACCAAGCAACAGTCTAATAACGCGATTCGCTTAGCTTTAGGTGAGCCTATTGGGTCACTCAAACGTAGCTATTATCGCCTGTTAATGGCAACGTCAGTCATTGCCTGCATCGTAGCAGTCATACTTAGTCTCGTTCTGCTTAAGGTCGGTCAGCCCTATCTGGCTGCTATTTTACCGGCAGATATTGGCTTGGCAATTAAACCTATCAGCGCGATTAAAACCATTGTAATCGCCTTAGTACTCACTTTATTAATTACTCAGCGCGGCCTTAGCGCGCTTAATGATACCAAACCTGCGACCTTGCTCAATCAAGGAGTCAGTCAACAATCACGCGAGCGGGCATGGTATCGACGCCTACCCTTATTGTGGTATGGGCTGATGTTAACAGGACTGTATGCATTTTTTGCCTACGAAGTTGGCTCGTGGACATTGGGCGCACAGCTGCTTATCGGCTTAGTCGGCTTCATTGCCATATTTTGGGCATTGGCACGCGGTTGGTTATGGCTACTTTCGCGCGTTGCAACGGCCTCAAAAATAAGCTGGATGCAGCGTATTGCTATCCATAATCTTGCCCGCAAAGGCAATCAATCTGCCTTATTCTTCGTTACTTTATCGCTATCGGTAGCGGTATTAACCCTAATCACTACCCTTAATCATAGTATTAATGCGCAGTTTGTGAACGCCTATCCTGAGGATTCGCCCAATTTATTCTTATTAGATATCCAGCGCGATCAACATAACGATATTGATACCTTAATTGGCGCACCGGTCAGCTATTATCCCGTTATTCGCGCGCGCGTGGTGACTGCTAATAACGTTCCTGCACAGGATATTGAGCCTGCTGAAGGCTTTGATGATCCTACGCGAGTATTTAACTTAAGCTATGCAGATACGGTAATGGATACTGAGTTTATTACTTCTGCGGTACAGGACAACTCGCTTTATGCGCCTGTTAAGAATCAACCTCTAAAAAATCAGCAACAAGACCAGCAAAAAAATCAACAACAAAGTCAGCAACAAGTACAGCCTCTATCCATCTTAGATACGGCAGCCAGTATGCTCAACGTGGAGATGGGCGATCAAGTGCGCTTTAATATTCAAGGTATTGAGATTGTCGGGCAAATTACCAGTATCCGCTCGCGCTATGAGCGTGGCCCAAATCCTTATTTTTATTTCTTATTTGAACCGTCAGTGTTGTCTAGTGCTCCGCAAATTCAATTTGCTACTACTCACGTGCCAGCAGATAGTATTCCAGAGCTGCAAGGCAAGCTGGTACGTCAATTCCCTGCAATCACCACTATTGATGGCACTGCCATTGCGGAACAAATCCAAGGGTTGGTCACACAAATGAGTCGTTTGGTTTATGTCTTTACCTTGTTGGCATTATTAACTGGCATTATGGTATTGATCAGCTCATTGTTATCTACTTCGCAAGATCGGATGCAAGAGAGCGCGTCGTTCCGGCTGTTAGGCATGCAAAAGCGAGACTTATATATGCTCAATATTCTAGAAATTGGACTATTAGGGGTTAGTGCTGCAGTGTTCGCCATCACAATCGCCAGCCTTGGCGCGTGGGCAGTGATTACCTACTGGTTTAATCTACAGTTTAGTATGCCGTGGGCGAGTATAGGTATTGGTTCGCTAGTGTTACTTGCCTTATTATTTAGCATCTCGATTGTTTACGTACGCTTAGTCATTGGGCGCGGGATTATGGCACGGGTGCGGGCGATGATTTAG
- a CDS encoding DUF4411 family protein, producing MKYVLDTNVFLEANKRYYGLDFCPMFWNWLREHERKGSLYSIRSVYDELKDYGDELATWVRQHSDYFYSESDEECQKNFDHIVNLCQSQYDLNHQKNMKFLDSADPWLIARAMTDGSTIVTEEKYADQAKKIIIPNLCRELGVKYINTFELLRKFDDCFK from the coding sequence ATGAAATACGTTTTAGATACGAATGTATTTCTTGAAGCAAACAAACGCTATTATGGTTTAGATTTCTGCCCAATGTTTTGGAATTGGCTACGCGAGCATGAGAGGAAAGGAAGTCTATATAGTATCCGCTCAGTGTATGACGAACTCAAAGATTATGGCGACGAACTAGCAACTTGGGTTAGACAACATAGTGATTATTTCTATTCTGAAAGTGATGAAGAATGTCAAAAAAACTTTGATCATATCGTAAATTTATGCCAATCACAGTATGATCTAAATCATCAAAAAAATATGAAATTTCTAGATTCAGCAGACCCTTGGCTAATCGCTAGAGCCATGACAGATGGCTCTACTATTGTTACTGAAGAAAAGTATGCGGATCAAGCTAAGAAAATAATCATTCCAAATCTATGTCGCGAATTAGGCGTGAAGTATATAAATACATTCGAACTACTTAGAAAGTTTGATGATTGCTTTAAGTGA
- a CDS encoding XRE family transcriptional regulator yields the protein MAYALINPDIVSWAIKRSGLSMSDISKKLSIKEEKLAEVEQGKANIAFGKAKQFAKITNIPFGFLFLNEVPREDNLALPDLRTIDSKELSEPSHALKEIVRLNQERVEWYRSYLSEQSVEKNAYVGSLSKASLNEMIAFLSEKLKINKPKDAKDYYRQLVKSIENLGVMVIQDSNLGHHTKPLNIEEFRGFAIADDVAPLIFINTADSLNAQLFTLIHELAHILKGESGVSDNSVSSVDPTEQFCNAVAGEFLVSKKEFVKQWTSISKTSLDVAFATLAKSFHVSRHVIARRALTLSYIDKQQYESYIYRIREDYLASKKKSDSGPSYYVVKNSKLSSQLSQAVVSQSLSGKMLYRDAGYILGIKPSNLELFAKKVGMQL from the coding sequence ATGGCGTATGCTCTAATAAATCCTGATATTGTCAGCTGGGCTATCAAACGCTCAGGCTTAAGTATGTCTGATATATCTAAAAAACTTTCTATAAAAGAAGAAAAGCTGGCTGAAGTTGAGCAAGGTAAGGCTAATATAGCTTTTGGTAAAGCTAAACAGTTTGCTAAAATTACTAATATTCCTTTCGGTTTCTTATTCTTAAATGAAGTGCCAAGAGAAGATAACCTTGCACTTCCAGATTTACGAACCATAGATAGTAAAGAATTAAGCGAGCCTAGCCACGCCTTAAAAGAGATAGTTCGCTTAAATCAAGAGAGAGTAGAATGGTATAGAAGCTATCTGAGTGAGCAGAGTGTCGAAAAGAATGCTTATGTAGGTTCTTTATCCAAAGCAAGTCTTAATGAAATGATTGCTTTCTTAAGTGAAAAATTAAAGATTAATAAACCTAAGGATGCTAAGGACTACTATCGGCAATTGGTTAAGTCCATTGAAAACTTAGGAGTAATGGTAATACAGGACAGTAACTTAGGTCATCATACTAAACCGTTGAATATAGAAGAATTCCGCGGGTTTGCTATAGCTGATGATGTCGCGCCATTGATATTTATAAATACTGCGGATAGCTTAAATGCTCAACTATTTACTTTGATTCATGAATTAGCTCATATTCTGAAAGGAGAGTCAGGCGTTTCTGACAATAGCGTTTCCTCAGTAGACCCTACTGAGCAATTTTGTAATGCGGTTGCTGGAGAGTTTTTAGTGTCTAAGAAGGAGTTTGTAAAACAGTGGACTAGTATTAGTAAGACTAGTCTTGATGTTGCATTTGCTACTCTAGCAAAGTCTTTTCACGTAAGTCGTCATGTTATTGCTAGAAGAGCACTCACCTTAAGTTATATAGATAAACAACAGTATGAAAGTTATATTTATAGAATTCGTGAAGATTATTTAGCTAGTAAAAAGAAGAGTGATAGTGGGCCTAGTTACTATGTCGTTAAAAACTCCAAACTAAGCTCACAGCTATCACAGGCGGTTGTTTCGCAGTCTCTTTCAGGGAAGATGCTGTACAGAGATGCTGGCTATATATTGGGCATTAAGCCTAGTAATCTTGAATTATTTGCTAAGAAAGTGGGAATGCAATTATGA
- a CDS encoding valine--pyruvate transaminase, translating to MKFSKFGQKFTQPTGISQLMDDLGDALKSDQSVNMLGGGNPARIDAVNKLFLQTYQALGNDGIVDESSSDSANSTAINSMSNYSNPQGDADFIDALVGFFNRHYDWNLTAENIALTNGSQNAFFYLFNLFGGAFIDEQNQSVDKSILLPLAPEYIGYSDVHVDGQHFAAVLPHIDEVSHDGEEGFFKYRVDFEALEQLPALVEGRIGAICCSRPTNPTGNVLTDEEMAHLAEIAKRYDIPLIIDNAYGMPFPNIIYSDAHLNWDNNTILCFSLSKIGLPGMRTGIVVADAKVIEAVSAMNAVVNLAPTRFGAAIATPLVENDRIKQLSDDVIKPFYQQQATLAVKLLKEALGDYPLMIHKPEGAIFLWLWFKDLPITTTKLYEILKEKGTLIVPSEYFFPGVDVDNYKHAHECIRMSIAADEQTLIDGIKVIGEVVRELYHER from the coding sequence ATGAAATTCTCAAAATTTGGCCAAAAATTTACTCAGCCGACTGGCATTTCTCAGCTTATGGATGATTTAGGCGATGCGCTAAAAAGCGATCAGTCGGTCAATATGCTGGGCGGTGGCAATCCTGCCCGTATTGATGCGGTCAATAAATTATTTCTACAGACCTATCAAGCGCTTGGTAATGACGGCATCGTAGATGAATCAAGCTCTGATAGCGCAAACAGTACCGCTATCAATAGCATGAGTAACTACTCTAATCCGCAAGGCGATGCTGATTTTATCGATGCGTTAGTTGGCTTCTTCAATCGTCATTATGATTGGAATCTGACGGCAGAAAATATCGCTCTGACCAATGGCTCACAGAATGCTTTTTTCTATCTGTTTAATCTATTTGGCGGCGCTTTTATAGATGAGCAAAACCAATCAGTAGATAAATCAATCCTACTGCCGTTAGCGCCTGAATATATTGGCTATAGTGATGTGCATGTCGATGGTCAACATTTTGCTGCGGTATTACCGCATATTGATGAAGTTTCTCATGATGGCGAGGAAGGATTCTTTAAATATCGAGTCGACTTTGAAGCGCTTGAGCAATTGCCCGCGCTCGTTGAAGGTCGTATCGGAGCGATTTGCTGCTCACGTCCGACCAATCCAACCGGCAACGTGCTGACCGATGAGGAAATGGCGCATTTAGCCGAGATTGCCAAACGTTACGACATACCCCTTATCATCGATAATGCCTACGGTATGCCCTTCCCTAACATCATCTATTCTGATGCGCACCTTAATTGGGATAACAATACGATTCTTTGCTTTAGCCTGTCTAAAATTGGCCTGCCCGGTATGCGTACGGGTATTGTCGTTGCAGACGCTAAAGTTATCGAAGCGGTCAGCGCGATGAATGCGGTGGTTAATCTAGCACCGACGCGCTTTGGCGCTGCGATTGCCACGCCATTAGTAGAAAACGATCGCATCAAGCAGTTGTCTGACGATGTCATCAAACCGTTTTATCAGCAACAAGCCACGCTAGCTGTGAAACTTTTGAAAGAGGCCTTGGGTGATTATCCATTGATGATTCACAAGCCTGAAGGGGCGATATTCTTATGGCTATGGTTTAAAGACTTGCCTATCACTACCACTAAGCTGTATGAGATTCTAAAGGAAAAAGGCACGTTGATTGTCCCTAGCGAATACTTCTTCCCCGGTGTCGATGTTGATAACTATAAACATGCGCATGAGTGTATTCGGATGAGCATCGCTGCTGATGAACAAACACTGATTGATGGTATTAAGGTCATTGGAGAAGTAGTTCGGGAGTTGTATCATGAGAGATAG
- a CDS encoding AAA family ATPase, whose product MMNYDIHIENLGAIEEADITITPLTILAGENGTGKSFVTKFFYSVFNSLVRNVYIMGVSSIGVKIHNTINSLLQKERFLDDEELFLEVFKESITETFPLSSQASFGISSYAPDELIKQISDHLDYFKKNILTKLKENDESNTDHDGQHFLFNFYSFYESIITETELLLYYLENPKESYTKLLKDEVINQLKENFQISELKNLIKFNSNFCLFSIKNTLSVKILKDNKIEINLLSFPSFANLIFFESPVYWKLLSVIPDEKFGLDFKMYRGVSSETLTGVPRHFLDLKDLLFTNFKDGERPDFIIKCADDLEKQLQGKFKAANSDLIFENNKGQSISKSLVSFGMTNLGIFQAVLSKNIINKGSFVFIDEPESNLHPEWQAILANVLVELAKNGVYIIVTTHSSDMLKAFEISTQEQKVSEELSTYYFQPDGKLLEMDDKILSPIEQARKKLLETYENLMIRGYLL is encoded by the coding sequence ATGATGAATTATGACATACATATTGAAAACTTAGGTGCTATCGAAGAAGCTGATATTACTATTACGCCTTTGACTATTCTTGCTGGTGAGAATGGTACAGGTAAAAGCTTTGTGACTAAGTTTTTTTATTCAGTGTTCAATTCACTCGTCAGAAATGTTTATATTATGGGAGTTAGTAGTATTGGTGTCAAAATTCACAATACTATTAATAGTTTGCTTCAAAAGGAAAGATTCCTTGATGATGAAGAGTTATTTCTTGAAGTCTTTAAAGAATCTATTACTGAAACTTTTCCTCTTAGTAGCCAAGCGAGTTTTGGAATTAGCTCTTATGCCCCAGACGAGCTTATCAAACAAATATCTGATCACTTAGACTACTTCAAAAAAAATATTCTAACAAAGCTAAAAGAAAATGACGAGTCCAATACAGATCATGATGGACAACACTTTCTTTTCAATTTTTATAGTTTCTATGAAAGTATTATTACAGAAACAGAACTTCTCCTTTATTACTTAGAGAATCCTAAAGAAAGCTATACTAAACTTCTCAAAGATGAAGTAATAAACCAACTAAAAGAGAACTTTCAAATTTCTGAGCTAAAAAACCTCATTAAATTTAACTCTAATTTTTGTTTATTTAGTATTAAAAATACTTTGTCTGTAAAGATATTAAAAGACAACAAAATTGAAATAAACTTATTGTCTTTTCCATCATTCGCTAATCTCATATTCTTTGAGTCTCCAGTATATTGGAAGCTATTATCTGTCATTCCTGATGAAAAATTTGGATTAGACTTCAAAATGTATAGAGGAGTATCTAGTGAAACTCTTACAGGTGTGCCTAGGCATTTCCTAGATTTAAAGGATTTGTTGTTTACTAACTTTAAAGATGGTGAACGCCCTGACTTTATAATCAAATGTGCTGATGATCTAGAAAAACAGTTGCAAGGTAAATTTAAAGCAGCTAATAGCGACTTAATATTTGAGAACAATAAAGGTCAAAGTATTTCAAAAAGCTTGGTTTCTTTTGGTATGACTAACCTTGGCATTTTCCAAGCGGTATTAAGTAAGAATATTATCAATAAAGGTTCTTTTGTATTCATTGATGAGCCAGAGTCTAATTTACACCCCGAATGGCAAGCTATTTTAGCTAATGTGTTAGTAGAACTCGCTAAAAATGGTGTTTACATTATCGTTACTACTCATAGTAGTGACATGCTAAAAGCTTTCGAGATTAGTACCCAAGAGCAAAAAGTTAGTGAGGAATTATCTACTTATTATTTTCAACCCGATGGTAAATTGCTAGAGATGGACGATAAAATTCTATCCCCTATTGAGCAAGCGCGAAAGAAGCTTTTAGAAACTTATGAAAACTTAATGATTCGAGGCTATCTACTGTGA
- the hisH gene encoding imidazole glycerol phosphate synthase subunit HisH — MSKVTKIALLDYGMGNLHSASKALSAVGAEVSITNDPKVVAAADKIVFPGVGAMRDCIAGMHDAGIDEVIRHAVFNKPVMAICVGMQALFEQSAENGGTPCLGILDGDVPAFNPAWKDEQGAHIKIPHMGWNTINGMDFDHPLWHGIEDNSHFYFVHSYYCEPADSSQVAAICDYGQPFCASILQDNLFATQFHPEKSHTAGLQLLKNFVDWDL; from the coding sequence ATGAGCAAAGTAACCAAAATTGCGTTACTAGATTATGGTATGGGAAATTTGCACTCTGCTAGTAAAGCACTATCAGCAGTTGGTGCGGAAGTTTCCATTACCAATGACCCCAAAGTCGTTGCTGCCGCAGATAAAATAGTGTTTCCCGGTGTCGGTGCCATGCGTGATTGTATCGCTGGCATGCATGACGCTGGTATTGATGAGGTAATACGTCATGCGGTGTTTAACAAGCCAGTGATGGCCATCTGTGTGGGTATGCAGGCGTTATTTGAGCAGTCTGCCGAAAATGGAGGTACCCCTTGTCTTGGTATTCTGGACGGAGACGTGCCTGCTTTCAATCCAGCATGGAAAGATGAACAAGGTGCACATATTAAAATACCGCATATGGGCTGGAATACCATTAATGGTATGGATTTTGATCATCCACTGTGGCATGGCATTGAAGACAACTCGCATTTTTACTTTGTGCACAGCTATTATTGCGAGCCAGCAGACAGCTCACAAGTAGCCGCTATTTGTGATTATGGGCAGCCGTTTTGTGCTAGTATTTTGCAAGATAACTTATTTGCCACCCAGTTCCATCCCGAAAAAAGCCATACCGCAGGGCTGCAATTATTAAAGAACTTCGTAGATTGGGATCTTTAG
- the hisB gene encoding imidazoleglycerol-phosphate dehydratase HisB — translation MTANSTSQAQDQDQSTASSSGHNLHGRAARTATVERITAETQVTCTVNLDGTGQGTVDTGVPFLDHMIDQIKRHGLFDLEIKCTGDTFLDDHHSVEDTGITLGQAFAKALGDKKGIRRYGHFYAPLDEALSRAVVDLSGRPGLHMDVPFTRSHVGRFDVDLFSEFFYGFVNHSWMTVHLDNLKGKNSHHQIESTFKAFARALRMACEYDERALNTLPSTKEAF, via the coding sequence ATGACAGCCAATTCTACTTCACAAGCTCAAGATCAAGATCAAAGTACCGCTTCGTCATCAGGCCACAACCTACATGGTCGTGCCGCACGTACTGCAACCGTTGAGCGCATCACTGCCGAGACCCAAGTAACCTGCACGGTCAATCTTGATGGTACGGGTCAAGGTACTGTAGATACCGGTGTGCCGTTCTTAGACCATATGATCGATCAAATTAAGCGCCATGGTCTTTTTGATTTGGAGATTAAGTGCACCGGCGATACTTTCCTTGACGATCACCATAGTGTTGAAGATACGGGTATTACTCTTGGCCAAGCCTTTGCTAAAGCGCTAGGCGACAAAAAAGGTATTCGTCGTTATGGACACTTTTATGCGCCATTAGACGAAGCCTTAAGCCGTGCGGTCGTCGATCTTTCCGGTCGTCCTGGCCTACATATGGACGTTCCATTTACCCGCTCGCATGTGGGCAGGTTTGATGTGGATTTATTCAGCGAATTTTTCTATGGTTTTGTGAACCATAGCTGGATGACGGTGCATTTGGACAACCTAAAAGGTAAAAATAGCCATCACCAAATCGAGAGTACCTTTAAAGCCTTTGCACGGGCGCTACGTATGGCATGCGAGTATGATGAGCGGGCGTTAAATACCTTGCCATCGACTAAAGAGGCATTCTAG
- a CDS encoding DUF4385 domain-containing protein, whose product MREFDYDLDYKNLDLRAQPELYRVGRGEQGVLLVEPYKSEILPHWRFVTPDIATESSETIYQMFLDYLAADDFVGADMARKFIQMGYTRARRYANHKGGKKYKGPVPDDKKGQSGAHGREELPRQIEDPIKAESARIFKETWDKCRENENYLKMKAEHRKRYKEVE is encoded by the coding sequence ATGAGAGAATTTGATTATGATTTAGATTATAAAAATTTGGATCTGCGGGCACAGCCCGAATTATATCGTGTTGGTCGCGGTGAGCAGGGTGTATTATTGGTTGAACCGTATAAATCTGAGATATTGCCGCATTGGCGCTTTGTCACACCTGATATCGCAACCGAAAGCAGCGAGACGATTTATCAAATGTTTTTAGATTATCTGGCTGCTGATGACTTTGTCGGTGCTGATATGGCGCGAAAATTTATCCAAATGGGCTATACCCGCGCACGACGCTATGCCAATCATAAAGGTGGTAAGAAATATAAAGGCCCTGTCCCTGACGATAAAAAAGGCCAAAGCGGTGCTCATGGTCGTGAAGAGCTACCGCGCCAAATTGAGGACCCAATAAAAGCAGAATCGGCGCGAATCTTTAAGGAGACTTGGGATAAATGTCGTGAAAACGAAAATTATTTAAAGATGAAAGCTGAGCATCGTAAGCGCTATAAAGAGGTTGAATAG
- a CDS encoding phosphoglycolate phosphatase: MSERLNNKHLLIFDFDGTLIDSVPDLADATNAMLTTLGKDTYSLDIIRNWVGNGSRMLVERALVGKVDVLEGELTQEEADHAEQVFFDAYKNLSGSKTVAYPDVDSGLKKLQAAGYTLALVTNKPIRFVPKILQSFGWQDLFSEVLGGDSLPLKKPDPAPLLHVCEALNIMPKQAVMIGDSRNDILAGQNANMDTLGLSYGYNYGQDIRELNPTEAFDNFAALVEYLLKD; encoded by the coding sequence ATGAGCGAACGACTTAATAACAAGCACCTTTTAATTTTTGATTTTGATGGTACTTTGATCGATAGCGTACCAGATTTGGCTGATGCAACTAACGCGATGCTAACCACGCTTGGCAAAGACACTTACTCTCTCGACATCATACGTAATTGGGTCGGCAACGGCTCAAGAATGCTGGTCGAGCGGGCATTGGTGGGTAAGGTAGACGTGTTAGAAGGTGAATTAACCCAAGAAGAAGCTGATCATGCCGAACAAGTGTTTTTTGATGCTTATAAGAATCTTAGTGGTAGCAAAACCGTCGCCTACCCAGATGTGGATAGCGGACTAAAAAAGCTACAAGCGGCCGGCTACACATTGGCCTTAGTCACAAATAAACCCATTCGTTTTGTACCGAAAATATTGCAATCTTTTGGCTGGCAAGATTTATTTAGTGAAGTGCTAGGTGGTGACAGCCTGCCCCTTAAAAAACCAGATCCCGCACCGCTATTGCATGTCTGTGAGGCGTTGAATATTATGCCAAAACAAGCGGTTATGATTGGTGACTCACGAAATGACATCTTAGCCGGACAAAACGCCAATATGGATACGCTTGGGCTGTCTTATGGTTATAATTATGGGCAAGATATCCGTGAGCTCAACCCTACTGAAGCGTTTGATAATTTTGCGGCATTGGTTGAATACCTTTTAAAAGATTAA